The Martelella mediterranea DSM 17316 genome has a window encoding:
- a CDS encoding virB8 family protein, whose protein sequence is MSARELVEEELIHGALRREQLWRMIGLGGAGFGVFGCLAAAAVALMVETPPPVVVPYDPATGLALPNATVETVSLAERPAVIEAQIYRYILDREAYNHLDNDLRVRRVLAQSTGAAEASMRAMWTSGQESYPPTRYGPAAEMAVEIASITLIGDNRAQVRLRKRLTSPQGAQDGSFTATLMFAFQPERTRTIDDVWQNPFGFTVTQYAIRSDRSE, encoded by the coding sequence ATGAGTGCGCGGGAACTCGTTGAGGAGGAACTGATCCACGGCGCGCTGCGCCGGGAGCAGCTCTGGCGGATGATCGGACTTGGCGGGGCGGGCTTCGGTGTCTTCGGCTGTCTTGCCGCCGCCGCCGTCGCCCTGATGGTCGAGACACCGCCGCCGGTCGTCGTGCCCTATGATCCTGCAACGGGTCTCGCTCTGCCGAACGCCACGGTCGAAACGGTCTCGCTTGCCGAGCGGCCCGCCGTCATCGAGGCGCAGATCTACCGCTACATCCTTGACCGTGAGGCCTACAACCATCTCGACAACGATCTGCGGGTGCGTCGCGTGCTGGCGCAATCCACCGGGGCGGCCGAGGCCAGCATGCGCGCCATGTGGACCTCGGGGCAGGAGAGCTATCCGCCGACGCGATATGGCCCCGCGGCAGAGATGGCTGTCGAGATCGCGTCGATCACGCTCATCGGTGACAACCGCGCGCAGGTGCGGCTTAGAAAGCGCCTGACCAGCCCGCAAGGCGCGCAGGACGGATCCTTCACCGCCACGCTGATGTTTGCCTTCCAGCCCGAACGGACCCGCACGATCGACGACGTTTGGCAAAACCCCTTCGGCTTCACCGTCACCCAATATGCCATCCGATCGGACCGTTCCGAATGA
- a CDS encoding ATPase, T2SS/T4P/T4SS family, whose product MAASYLEASLDRLGAPVRRDDTIEICINPNGQVWGEFQGDHFMRGLGTPLTQTEIKDLGNQIASAASTTLSTKKPIVSVSILYRDRPIRAQVIQPPAVEGGFSISLRFFSSLPLEAIKLGFLYGKERSLEGLRRERNAALRDVVASGDIDAALRFCVENKLNMIVSGGTSTGKTVAARKILSLIPPEERIITIEEAAELRPEQPNAVTLIADRDTDARSADVLLASTLRMRPDRIVLGEVRGREAMTFLEAINTGHGGSLTTLHAETPQLAVRRLAIAALKTDVPMTYADMVNYIEGSIDVIIQAGRHDGARGITEFFLPGQASHPDQNIAGTEGTKRPPVVAE is encoded by the coding sequence ATGGCAGCGAGCTATCTCGAAGCCTCGCTCGACCGTCTGGGCGCGCCCGTGCGACGAGACGACACGATCGAGATCTGCATCAACCCCAATGGTCAGGTCTGGGGCGAGTTCCAGGGCGATCATTTCATGCGCGGTCTCGGCACGCCGCTGACCCAGACCGAGATCAAGGACCTCGGCAACCAGATCGCCTCGGCCGCCTCGACCACGCTCAGCACCAAGAAACCCATCGTCTCGGTCTCGATCCTCTACCGGGATCGTCCGATCCGGGCGCAGGTGATCCAGCCGCCTGCGGTGGAAGGGGGGTTCTCCATATCGCTGCGGTTCTTCTCCTCCCTGCCGCTGGAGGCCATCAAGCTTGGCTTCCTCTATGGCAAGGAGCGCAGCCTCGAAGGCCTGCGTCGCGAACGGAACGCCGCGCTGCGCGATGTGGTGGCCTCCGGCGACATCGATGCCGCCCTGCGCTTCTGCGTCGAGAACAAGCTCAACATGATCGTCTCGGGCGGCACATCGACCGGCAAGACCGTCGCGGCGCGCAAGATCCTCTCGCTGATCCCGCCCGAGGAACGGATCATCACCATCGAGGAGGCGGCGGAACTGCGCCCTGAACAGCCGAATGCCGTAACGCTGATCGCCGACCGTGATACCGACGCCCGCAGCGCCGATGTGCTTCTGGCCTCGACCCTGCGCATGCGGCCCGACCGGATCGTGCTGGGCGAGGTCCGGGGACGCGAGGCCATGACCTTCCTCGAGGCGATCAACACCGGGCATGGCGGCTCGCTCACCACACTGCATGCCGAGACCCCGCAGCTTGCCGTCCGCCGCCTCGCCATCGCAGCCCTCAAGACCGATGTGCCCATGACCTATGCCGACATGGTCAACTACATCGAGGGCTCCATCGACGTGATCATCCAGGCAGGTCGCCACGATGGCGCGCGCGGCATCACCGAATTCTTCCTGCCGGGGCAGGCAAGCCATCCAGACCAGAACATTGCCGGAACCGAGGGCACCAAGCGCCCCCCGGTCGTGGCCGAATGA
- a CDS encoding type IV secretion system protein VirB3, with protein sequence MSDQSRVFIGLLRPPKLMGLPIMYAMVWLFGSTLLFLWVQSWVVAVFAGLAWPALWKAADWDPNFLDVLVITLQETPPTTNRKLHGGDSYAP encoded by the coding sequence ATGTCCGACCAGTCCCGCGTGTTCATAGGCCTTCTCAGGCCACCCAAGCTGATGGGCTTGCCGATCATGTACGCCATGGTCTGGCTCTTCGGCTCGACGCTCCTGTTCCTCTGGGTGCAGAGCTGGGTGGTGGCCGTCTTCGCGGGGCTGGCCTGGCCGGCGCTCTGGAAGGCCGCAGACTGGGATCCGAACTTCCTCGATGTCCTGGTGATCACCTTGCAGGAAACCCCACCCACAACGAACCGCAAGCTCCACGGGGGCGACAGCTATGCCCCGTGA
- a CDS encoding TrbG/VirB9 family P-type conjugative transfer protein produces the protein MTSVPVLAPVHALLVAGALVLTAPVAFAETAPRPGPHDNRVRIATWTEGQVYRIVTTLTRVTTVEFGEGETIRSIIAGDTVGFQFDGVPGGRAFAIKPAASGVATNITVYTNRRSYYFHVVEARETPHYVVQFRYPEARVQPARAVAADAPNANYAVSSSREFTPTAIWDDGTFTYFRFARNAPVPAIFRYTNGGERAVNSTVLSDGVIRVSGVNRQWVLRLGDEEVCVQDMGAPTS, from the coding sequence ATGACTTCTGTTCCCGTTCTTGCCCCTGTTCACGCCCTGCTGGTCGCTGGTGCCCTCGTGCTAACCGCACCCGTAGCCTTTGCGGAGACCGCGCCACGCCCCGGCCCTCATGACAACCGCGTCCGGATCGCGACCTGGACCGAGGGGCAGGTCTACCGGATCGTCACCACGCTGACCCGGGTCACCACCGTCGAATTCGGCGAGGGCGAGACCATCCGCTCGATCATCGCGGGCGACACCGTGGGCTTCCAGTTCGACGGTGTGCCGGGCGGACGCGCCTTCGCGATCAAGCCGGCAGCCTCGGGTGTGGCCACCAACATCACCGTCTACACGAACCGCCGTTCCTACTATTTCCACGTCGTCGAGGCGCGGGAGACCCCGCATTACGTCGTACAGTTCCGCTACCCCGAGGCCCGGGTCCAGCCCGCCCGCGCCGTGGCGGCCGATGCCCCGAACGCAAACTATGCCGTCAGCAGCAGCCGCGAGTTCACGCCCACGGCCATCTGGGATGATGGCACCTTCACCTATTTCCGCTTTGCGCGGAACGCGCCCGTCCCTGCGATCTTCCGCTACACCAATGGCGGCGAGCGCGCGGTCAACAGCACCGTCCTCAGCGACGGTGTAATCCGGGTCTCCGGCGTCAATCGCCAATGGGTTTTGCGCTTGGGCGATGAAGAGGTCTGCGTGCAGGACATGGGGGCGCCCACGTCATGA
- a CDS encoding type IV secretion system protein, protein MSVVSWMVETADGFLVDAAESQFGAVASNTGTIVLLMVTLSLIGVCINMAFQFRSMDGASFFWYLIKLTLIGLFAFNWANFNAVSNAVIGGLDYVAGALVSSVGGGGAGATHFAGEFDNLIERFATYLNAIGSNMNWMTGAILGGIGLVLLSLLGFMTGIVLIFAKMMLTLMLGLAPIMIALSLFDATKDFFHRWVSTTISYAFYPIVIAAMFSTMVGMANSLLAQLGDPNSATNIGSLVPFFVMVFLAKGFVAATPLIVRGISGNLMVAAAPAVVSGSAGIMRGILNTDGVKGRARIGALTTGEVIGRGTMQAPAAVRSAAATASAQVVRMAERAKRLGR, encoded by the coding sequence ATGAGCGTCGTCAGTTGGATGGTCGAAACCGCCGACGGTTTCCTTGTCGATGCTGCCGAGTCCCAGTTCGGGGCTGTGGCCAGCAATACCGGCACGATCGTCCTTCTGATGGTCACGCTTTCCCTGATCGGCGTCTGTATCAACATGGCCTTCCAATTCCGCAGCATGGATGGGGCCAGCTTCTTCTGGTACCTGATCAAGCTGACGCTGATAGGTCTCTTCGCGTTTAACTGGGCCAATTTCAACGCGGTGTCCAACGCCGTGATCGGAGGCCTCGACTATGTCGCCGGCGCGCTGGTTTCGTCGGTCGGCGGAGGTGGCGCAGGCGCAACCCATTTCGCGGGAGAATTCGACAACCTGATCGAGCGCTTCGCGACATATTTGAACGCGATCGGCAGCAATATGAACTGGATGACGGGCGCGATCCTCGGCGGCATCGGCCTGGTGCTCTTGAGTCTGCTCGGCTTCATGACCGGCATCGTCCTCATCTTCGCCAAGATGATGCTGACCCTGATGCTTGGCCTTGCGCCGATCATGATCGCGCTGTCGCTCTTCGATGCGACCAAGGATTTTTTCCACAGATGGGTCTCGACCACGATCAGCTACGCCTTCTACCCCATCGTCATCGCCGCCATGTTCTCGACCATGGTCGGCATGGCGAATTCGCTGCTGGCCCAGCTCGGTGACCCAAACTCCGCGACCAATATCGGCTCGCTGGTGCCGTTCTTCGTGATGGTGTTCCTGGCGAAGGGGTTCGTCGCAGCAACACCCCTCATCGTTCGGGGGATCTCTGGAAACCTGATGGTGGCTGCGGCACCTGCTGTGGTCTCTGGCTCGGCCGGGATCATGCGGGGGATCCTCAATACCGACGGCGTGAAGGGCAGGGCGCGGATTGGCGCGCTCACGACAGGTGAAGTGATTGGGCGGGGGACAATGCAGGCACCCGCCGCTGTGCGGAGTGCTGCAGCTACGGCAAGCGCGCAGGTGGTCAGGATGGCTGAGAGAGCGAAGCGGTTGGGTCGGTGA
- a CDS encoding type IV secretion system protein B4 encodes MPRDGLADDVADALDPLTALPAWVKGEKRLSSMLPYVSLVTDRTIRTRGNELMQCIRLEGVNSTTSEDAHLDRIGGLLAGIVAQVGTEFSFYLHKVSKAVDVTLPPIPGEGFAAAVDQRWRAHLAQAGLRDKTLTLTVLKRPEAGSRLPFGLGASRARHAADTTRRLRKLDEVVGFLLSSFDELKPRLLAASTGELLGFLGSLNTGEEHPLFPRSRLGVIAEDVANTRVTFRGSTIALSDGAVGDKLGAIFAVKNYPAKTDSLMLDELNLPVDMVVTHSFVPINANIMAGRIKRQLRLMQAANDGAVSLAQELELAQDDLESKRLIFGEHHMTVAVYARSQAALDDIAAEIRNISTTSGINLISEAFGARAHFMAQHPGNTGARSRKAAITNHNFADLATFHRTPLGKNGREVPWGVPITLFPTPERSGFRFNFHEQGAPDREPTGGHTLILGRPGSGKSVLAAFLMTMARRAGARLFVFDYRAGMEMAVRALGGSYSTVRAGRPTGLNPLQTEIDARGQAWLADWLASLLERRDRPLTPVQTNRLQEVVRQNASAGNAGLRNWSDFASLLVSTDDEGDLFERMQEWTAEGRYGWIFGANAKDSFSIGGDVAGFDLTGILDSESERERMAVLSYLFRRVERVIEDRKPTIIVIDEAWKALDNAYFAERLSNWLVTARKQNAVVVMMTQYASQLERTRTGKTIVEAVPTQVLLPNIRASAADYAMLGLSEKELDVLLGVGSASRLALVRDDRGAVVIDADLSALGSLVTILGGMEKGEALVGPDYRDRPDFWRVT; translated from the coding sequence ATGCCCCGTGATGGACTGGCCGATGACGTGGCGGACGCGCTCGATCCGCTGACCGCGCTGCCCGCATGGGTCAAGGGCGAGAAGCGGCTGTCGTCGATGCTGCCCTATGTCAGCCTCGTGACCGACCGGACGATCCGGACACGCGGCAACGAGCTGATGCAATGCATCCGGCTGGAAGGGGTGAACAGCACCACGAGCGAAGACGCCCATCTCGACCGGATCGGCGGGCTCCTGGCGGGCATCGTTGCGCAAGTGGGGACCGAGTTTTCCTTCTACCTGCACAAGGTCTCAAAAGCGGTCGACGTTACTCTGCCGCCCATCCCGGGCGAGGGATTTGCGGCTGCCGTCGATCAACGCTGGCGCGCGCATCTGGCTCAAGCTGGCCTGCGCGACAAGACGCTGACGCTGACTGTGCTGAAGCGCCCGGAGGCGGGCAGCCGTCTGCCCTTCGGTCTGGGCGCGTCGCGTGCGCGTCATGCAGCGGACACAACACGCCGCTTGCGCAAGCTCGACGAGGTCGTGGGGTTTTTGCTGTCGTCCTTTGATGAGCTGAAACCCCGGCTGCTTGCCGCCAGCACCGGCGAGCTTCTCGGCTTTCTTGGTTCGCTCAACACTGGCGAAGAGCACCCGCTCTTCCCGCGGTCGCGCCTTGGCGTGATCGCCGAGGACGTTGCCAATACCCGCGTCACCTTCCGCGGATCGACCATCGCGCTCTCCGACGGTGCCGTCGGCGACAAGCTCGGCGCGATCTTTGCGGTGAAAAACTACCCCGCCAAGACCGACAGCCTGATGCTCGACGAGCTGAACCTGCCCGTCGACATGGTGGTCACCCACTCCTTCGTGCCGATCAACGCGAACATCATGGCAGGTCGGATCAAACGGCAGCTGCGCCTCATGCAGGCGGCCAATGACGGGGCCGTCAGCCTCGCGCAGGAACTGGAACTCGCCCAGGACGATCTGGAATCAAAACGCCTGATTTTCGGCGAGCACCACATGACGGTAGCTGTCTATGCGCGCAGCCAAGCGGCCCTCGACGACATCGCGGCCGAGATCCGCAACATCTCTACCACCTCCGGCATCAACCTGATTTCGGAGGCTTTTGGCGCGCGGGCGCATTTCATGGCGCAGCATCCCGGCAATACAGGTGCGCGCAGCCGCAAGGCTGCGATCACGAACCACAACTTCGCCGATCTCGCCACTTTCCACCGCACCCCGCTCGGCAAGAATGGCCGGGAAGTCCCCTGGGGCGTGCCGATCACGCTCTTCCCGACGCCCGAGCGCAGCGGGTTTCGCTTCAACTTCCACGAACAGGGCGCACCGGATCGCGAGCCCACAGGCGGCCACACGCTGATCCTTGGCCGCCCCGGCTCGGGCAAATCCGTGCTGGCGGCGTTCCTGATGACGATGGCCCGTCGCGCTGGCGCGCGGCTCTTCGTCTTCGACTACCGCGCGGGCATGGAGATGGCCGTCCGCGCGCTCGGCGGCAGCTATTCGACCGTGCGGGCCGGACGGCCCACGGGCCTGAACCCGCTTCAGACCGAGATTGATGCCCGCGGTCAGGCGTGGCTGGCCGACTGGCTCGCAAGCCTTCTCGAGCGCCGCGACCGACCCTTGACCCCGGTGCAGACCAATCGCCTGCAGGAGGTCGTGCGCCAGAACGCCAGCGCCGGAAACGCGGGGCTGCGCAATTGGTCGGACTTCGCCTCGCTTCTGGTTTCAACCGATGACGAGGGCGATCTCTTCGAGCGGATGCAGGAATGGACCGCCGAAGGCCGCTACGGCTGGATCTTCGGGGCCAATGCCAAGGACAGCTTCAGCATCGGCGGGGACGTCGCAGGCTTCGATCTGACCGGTATCCTCGACTCCGAGAGCGAGCGGGAGCGCATGGCGGTCCTGTCCTACCTCTTCCGCCGGGTCGAGCGGGTGATCGAGGACCGCAAGCCCACGATCATCGTCATCGACGAGGCCTGGAAGGCGCTAGACAACGCGTATTTCGCGGAGCGGCTTTCGAACTGGCTGGTGACCGCCCGCAAGCAGAACGCTGTCGTCGTGATGATGACCCAATATGCCAGTCAGCTCGAGCGCACCCGCACCGGCAAGACCATCGTCGAAGCCGTGCCGACGCAGGTGCTCCTGCCCAACATCCGCGCCTCGGCCGCTGATTACGCGATGCTCGGTCTCAGCGAGAAAGAGCTCGACGTGCTTCTGGGCGTCGGGTCGGCCTCGCGGCTCGCGCTCGTGCGCGATGACCGGGGTGCGGTGGTGATCGACGCCGATCTCAGTGCCCTCGGCTCCCTCGTGACCATCCTCGGCGGCATGGAGAAGGGCGAGGCCCTTGTCGGCCCCGACTACCGCGACCGCCCCGATTTCTGGAGAGTGACATGA
- a CDS encoding lytic transglycosylase domain-containing protein, producing the protein MTTARIRNLASAALLTGATAGACSVWLGAPANAQGVPTFDLRLFAERQAILDQTDQDLALQQDRLTREEELAEIERQQLASLEGLMDAMSLGSGDVAGTVAGLEAGQGAVEDVESAAASLYAPEDNNPAAARMFGDAREGIEELIIRAARDTHSLPGVSRAGLSLVQWRCLLQALIWQESRFQIGARSPVGAFGLTQIMPATASDLGINPAYYDDPYLQVTGGARYLAMMLNMFDGNIIHALAAYNAGPGNVQDYGGVPPFAETQHYVVVIPQQYNSYLAAVGGIDALGTIDPVLLANASFSLSAHGAGVYGDYSLVSVRAAALRVQDIITRIGETEDLHEAIALNTYARAELARLVAIRTRIKAAHTQPLSEEQLAMAAAQAAERQFMDFTQETLR; encoded by the coding sequence ATGACCACCGCCCGCATCCGAAACCTGGCCAGCGCCGCACTCCTGACAGGGGCGACCGCCGGCGCCTGCAGTGTCTGGCTCGGGGCCCCGGCCAACGCACAGGGCGTGCCGACCTTCGATCTGCGCCTCTTCGCCGAACGACAGGCGATCCTCGATCAGACCGATCAGGATCTCGCACTGCAGCAAGACCGGCTGACCCGCGAAGAGGAACTGGCCGAGATCGAGCGCCAGCAACTCGCCTCGCTCGAAGGGCTGATGGATGCGATGTCGCTCGGCTCGGGCGATGTGGCTGGCACCGTGGCCGGGCTCGAAGCGGGGCAGGGGGCGGTTGAGGACGTCGAGAGTGCTGCGGCCAGCCTCTATGCGCCCGAGGACAACAACCCGGCCGCAGCCCGGATGTTCGGCGATGCGCGGGAAGGAATCGAGGAGCTGATTATCCGCGCCGCGCGCGACACCCACAGTCTGCCGGGCGTAAGCCGTGCGGGGCTGTCCCTTGTGCAGTGGCGCTGCCTGCTGCAGGCGCTGATCTGGCAGGAGAGCCGGTTCCAGATTGGAGCGCGCTCGCCCGTCGGGGCCTTTGGCCTGACGCAGATCATGCCCGCCACGGCAAGCGATCTTGGCATCAACCCCGCCTATTACGACGACCCGTACCTGCAGGTCACAGGCGGTGCGCGTTACCTCGCGATGATGCTGAACATGTTCGATGGCAACATCATCCATGCGCTTGCCGCTTACAACGCAGGCCCGGGCAACGTGCAAGACTACGGCGGCGTCCCGCCCTTCGCGGAGACCCAGCACTACGTGGTGGTGATCCCGCAGCAATACAACAGCTACCTCGCCGCGGTGGGCGGCATCGATGCGCTCGGCACGATCGATCCTGTGCTTCTCGCCAACGCAAGTTTCAGCCTCTCGGCCCATGGCGCAGGCGTCTATGGGGATTATTCGCTGGTCTCGGTCCGTGCCGCCGCCCTGCGGGTGCAGGACATCATCACCCGCATCGGTGAGACCGAAGACCTGCATGAGGCCATCGCGCTCAACACCTATGCGCGCGCCGAACTGGCCCGGCTGGTCGCGATCCGCACCCGGATCAAGGCCGCCCACACCCAGCCGCTGAGCGAGGAACAACTCGCCATGGCCGCCGCCCAAGCCGCTGAGCGGCAGTTCATGGATTTCACCCAGGAGACATTGCGATGA
- a CDS encoding type IV secretion system protein encodes MIRRLYRSLATGAATLALGLAFAGPVASQGVPTVDTQNIAQEIRQLQQMLQDFGIQTDLLDNALAQLDLLQQQFDQLEEMYASLTGPRSILGLAMGGDLDGLLQANFDDIPGLIRGIQAGDWSSLIGPNAGPLRTQMEQALASAGFDEDSLREIATSGNPGAEGVATRATTGAVMSAAAQNSHAEAAQSLERVEQLVAMIPDMEDLKASMDHNTRVTAELAIAMTRMWELEAIQTLGAGNAGVVDAATVAEERRYMDFTLPSLRP; translated from the coding sequence ATGATCCGGCGCTTGTACCGTTCCCTTGCCACCGGTGCCGCGACACTTGCGCTTGGCCTCGCTTTTGCAGGTCCCGTCGCGTCACAGGGCGTGCCCACGGTCGATACCCAGAACATCGCCCAGGAAATCCGCCAGCTTCAGCAGATGCTGCAAGATTTCGGGATCCAGACCGATCTTCTGGACAATGCGCTGGCACAGCTCGACCTCCTGCAGCAGCAGTTCGATCAGCTCGAGGAGATGTATGCCTCACTGACCGGGCCACGCAGCATTCTCGGTCTCGCCATGGGCGGCGATCTCGACGGCCTCCTGCAGGCCAATTTCGACGACATCCCCGGTCTGATCCGGGGCATCCAGGCGGGCGACTGGTCGAGCCTCATCGGTCCCAACGCAGGTCCCCTACGCACGCAGATGGAACAGGCTCTGGCGAGTGCGGGCTTCGATGAGGACTCGCTGCGCGAGATCGCCACCAGCGGCAATCCGGGGGCAGAGGGCGTCGCCACCCGCGCCACGACCGGTGCCGTGATGTCGGCGGCGGCCCAGAACAGTCATGCAGAGGCAGCGCAATCCCTCGAACGGGTCGAACAGCTCGTCGCGATGATCCCCGACATGGAGGATCTGAAGGCGTCGATGGACCACAACACCCGTGTTACGGCGGAACTGGCCATCGCGATGACGCGGATGTGGGAGCTTGAAGCCATCCAGACCCTCGGCGCGGGCAATGCTGGCGTGGTGGATGCCGCCACCGTCGCGGAAGAGCGACGCTACATGGACTTCACCCTGCCGAGCCTGCGACCATGA
- a CDS encoding TrbI/VirB10 family protein yields MSQDTEDLATRLAALEATGDKKRGAPRPSPLAAILGVAGILAVGGLAWAALQPSPEAPLPTAAPEEFQTTGSGFGDLAPMPVVESAPPPAETGPSASELALMESLATLRAELEDLRARPVEASGSGAEQAIADLTAQIAALQEASSEAQRALERQLTERDRELDQLRMDLEVAQLAPPAPTDLGPNEEELRLAELERRRIAEAEARAERIASPMIAFSGMGAGTDRENSLEAARLNEDEAFVRAGARPAPVTRAELIVNPGNTVVQGTMIQAVTETALDSTLPGAIRAIVSEDVHSFDGTRVLIPRGARLVGRYRSDVALAQSRVMVAWDRIILPDNQTVEISAFGGDELGRTGTTGFVDTRFAQRFGSAALISLIGALPAAAAGQIEDEAAADIASDVGTDLRDSTQSVMQDYLAIRPVIHVDQGTRITVMVDRDLEIF; encoded by the coding sequence ATGAGCCAGGACACCGAAGACCTCGCTACGCGTCTCGCGGCGCTTGAAGCGACGGGCGACAAGAAGCGCGGCGCACCGCGGCCCTCTCCGCTGGCGGCCATCCTTGGCGTGGCCGGGATCTTGGCCGTGGGCGGCCTGGCCTGGGCCGCCCTGCAGCCATCGCCGGAAGCCCCACTGCCGACCGCAGCTCCGGAAGAGTTCCAGACCACAGGATCAGGCTTCGGCGATCTCGCACCCATGCCCGTGGTAGAGTCTGCACCGCCGCCGGCCGAGACCGGCCCCTCCGCGTCAGAACTGGCGCTGATGGAAAGCCTCGCCACGCTTCGGGCGGAACTCGAAGACCTGCGCGCGCGGCCCGTCGAGGCATCGGGTAGCGGCGCAGAGCAGGCCATCGCCGATCTCACGGCGCAGATCGCGGCGCTGCAAGAGGCCTCGTCTGAGGCGCAGCGCGCGCTCGAACGCCAGTTGACCGAACGCGACCGCGAGCTCGACCAGCTGCGCATGGACCTCGAGGTCGCGCAGCTGGCCCCGCCTGCGCCAACGGACCTCGGACCGAACGAGGAGGAGCTGCGGCTTGCCGAACTCGAGCGCCGCCGCATCGCCGAAGCGGAGGCCCGGGCCGAACGCATCGCCTCGCCCATGATCGCGTTTTCCGGGATGGGGGCCGGGACCGACCGGGAGAACAGCCTCGAGGCCGCGCGCCTGAATGAAGACGAAGCCTTCGTGCGGGCAGGCGCAAGGCCCGCCCCAGTGACGCGGGCCGAATTGATCGTGAACCCCGGCAACACCGTCGTGCAAGGCACGATGATCCAGGCCGTGACCGAGACAGCGCTAGACAGCACGCTGCCTGGTGCCATCCGCGCCATTGTCTCCGAAGACGTACATTCCTTCGACGGCACGCGCGTCCTGATCCCTCGCGGCGCGCGCCTTGTCGGGCGCTATCGCTCCGATGTGGCGCTCGCGCAGTCGCGAGTCATGGTGGCATGGGACCGCATCATCCTGCCCGACAACCAGACCGTGGAAATCAGCGCCTTCGGTGGGGATGAGCTCGGTCGCACCGGCACCACCGGCTTTGTCGACACCCGCTTCGCGCAGCGCTTCGGCTCGGCCGCGCTGATCTCGCTGATCGGGGCCTTGCCTGCGGCGGCCGCCGGACAGATCGAGGATGAGGCTGCCGCCGACATCGCGAGCGACGTCGGCACGGACCTGCGCGACAGTACCCAAAGCGTCATGCAGGACTATCTGGCGATCCGGCCCGTGATCCATGTCGACCAGGGCACCCGGATCACAGTCATGGTCGACCGCGATCTGGAGATTTTCTGA
- a CDS encoding AAA family ATPase: MIYKLEIANFYSVREPQVIDLTVGRKVPEEAGRLVKIHDGSEDRAPRVVAIYGANASGKSNVLRAIAFLSWFVQFSFEHKARTLLPYQKFLTEAQGSLPTKLSITFAGLEDPLADGATGTCPYVYSLELGTRSGGEDRVLHESLHYRPSGSARMVRVFERDEVGAVKVAPWLGLGRELTVLESILRPDASVIATLGQLNNRLALSFVQAANAIDTNILLTRFERNDFDLLTGYARNPELLSALNRDIRRIDLGVDQVQILAENGGPVASFTHAGLDQPIRMIFESHGTQQFFRIYPTIHRALALGGVAVIDELDVAIHPSVLPEILRWFADPERNPYGAQLWMSCHAVSLLDGLLKEEVLFCEKAPDGATQIYGLGDIKGIRRDENFLQNYLGGVYGGVPSIG; the protein is encoded by the coding sequence ATGATCTACAAGCTCGAAATCGCGAACTTCTACTCTGTTCGGGAGCCACAGGTCATTGACTTGACCGTCGGACGAAAGGTTCCTGAGGAGGCCGGAAGGCTCGTCAAGATCCACGACGGGTCAGAGGATCGTGCGCCCCGGGTGGTCGCCATTTACGGGGCAAACGCCTCGGGCAAGTCGAACGTCCTGCGGGCTATCGCCTTCCTCAGCTGGTTCGTGCAGTTCAGCTTCGAGCACAAGGCGCGGACCCTTCTACCCTACCAGAAGTTTCTGACCGAGGCCCAAGGCTCACTGCCTACCAAGCTGTCGATCACCTTCGCGGGGCTTGAGGACCCTCTCGCCGATGGGGCGACGGGAACCTGCCCGTACGTCTATTCACTTGAGCTTGGCACCCGAAGCGGCGGGGAAGACCGGGTTCTTCACGAGAGCCTGCACTATCGTCCGAGCGGCTCGGCCAGGATGGTTCGTGTGTTCGAGCGCGACGAGGTGGGAGCGGTCAAGGTCGCGCCCTGGCTCGGGCTTGGACGGGAGCTCACCGTTCTCGAAAGCATTTTGCGGCCTGACGCGAGCGTCATCGCCACGCTGGGCCAACTTAACAACCGGCTGGCGCTGAGCTTTGTGCAGGCCGCCAACGCGATCGATACGAACATCTTGCTAACCCGGTTTGAGCGGAACGACTTCGACCTGCTGACTGGCTATGCGCGGAACCCGGAGCTACTGAGCGCGCTGAACCGTGACATCAGGCGCATTGATCTCGGCGTCGACCAGGTCCAGATCCTGGCGGAGAACGGCGGGCCGGTCGCCAGTTTCACGCACGCCGGACTCGATCAGCCGATCCGGATGATCTTCGAAAGCCACGGAACTCAGCAGTTTTTCCGGATCTACCCCACCATCCACCGGGCGCTGGCGCTCGGTGGGGTGGCGGTGATCGACGAACTGGACGTGGCAATTCACCCGTCCGTCCTCCCGGAGATCCTTCGATGGTTCGCAGACCCGGAGCGAAATCCTTATGGCGCGCAGCTTTGGATGAGCTGCCACGCCGTGTCCCTGCTCGACGGGCTCCTGAAGGAGGAGGTCCTGTTCTGTGAGAAGGCGCCGGACGGGGCGACCCAGATCTATGGCCTCGGCGACATCAAGGGGATCCGACGCGACGAGAATTTCCTGCAGAACTACCTCGGCGGGGTCTATGGCGGGGTCCCGAGCATCGGATGA